One region of Bacillus zhangzhouensis genomic DNA includes:
- the ysxE gene encoding spore coat protein YsxE encodes MDEIQSVLYEYGLEAEYVEPVSPAVIKVYTKQGVFALKRVKASRHMQFTDQMLELESKGYRYFVPIYRTKSGSFFSSHRENQYAYYLMPWLTNEKREEQDDKHEYLFQEIARLHKRTEVMMDITEQEIEAHYTQIKTKWETEKDMYERFIERAEQTWYMSPFELAAAMYFSEAMSASEFALERLEDWHEEMKDQETTRVVLNHGQLSIHHFLYNDVGTGHFTNFERSKKAAPIYDLLTFYFRTFKTYPTSCTECTSLFYTYQKGNPLREEELHLFLSYLAYPQSLFDTVKAYEAGGQDEMESCQQLLRAYWQMKNSEPTVMKIHEIEQARRLEEEQSASSSAE; translated from the coding sequence GTGGATGAAATCCAATCTGTCTTATACGAATACGGACTTGAGGCTGAATATGTTGAACCTGTCAGTCCTGCTGTCATCAAGGTCTATACAAAGCAGGGGGTATTTGCCCTGAAACGAGTAAAAGCCAGCCGGCATATGCAATTTACAGATCAAATGCTTGAACTAGAATCAAAGGGCTATCGCTACTTTGTGCCGATTTATCGGACGAAGAGCGGTTCCTTTTTCTCAAGTCATCGGGAAAACCAGTATGCATACTATCTTATGCCGTGGCTGACGAATGAAAAGAGAGAAGAGCAGGACGATAAGCATGAATATTTATTTCAAGAGATTGCAAGACTTCATAAGCGGACTGAAGTCATGATGGATATCACAGAGCAAGAGATAGAAGCGCATTACACCCAAATTAAGACCAAATGGGAAACAGAGAAAGACATGTATGAACGATTCATAGAGCGGGCAGAACAAACGTGGTATATGTCGCCATTTGAGCTGGCCGCTGCTATGTATTTTTCAGAGGCGATGTCTGCCAGCGAATTTGCGCTTGAACGTTTAGAAGATTGGCATGAAGAAATGAAAGACCAAGAGACAACTCGTGTTGTGCTAAATCATGGACAGCTATCAATCCATCACTTTTTGTATAATGATGTAGGGACAGGACATTTCACCAATTTTGAGCGGTCTAAAAAAGCCGCCCCCATTTATGATCTTCTGACCTTTTACTTTCGGACATTCAAAACCTATCCCACGTCTTGTACTGAATGCACTTCCTTGTTTTATACGTATCAAAAGGGAAATCCTCTTCGGGAGGAAGAGTTGCATTTGTTCCTAAGCTACCTTGCTTATCCGCAAAGTCTGTTTGATACGGTAAAAGCCTATGAAGCAGGTGGACAGGATGAAATGGAAAGCTGTCAGCAGCTGTTAAGAGCGTATTGGCAGATGAAAAATTCTGAGCCAACCGTCATGAAGATTCACGAGATTGAGCAGGCTAGACGGCTTGAAGAAGAACAAAGTGCCTCGTCATCAGCGGAATGA
- a CDS encoding LysM peptidoglycan-binding domain-containing protein, with translation MSQNNRLQFSVEESIYFKSGQEVSELLSISLDPDILVQEVNDYVSIRGSLELTGEYNINQEELLGELSSFPTYREADEVKVREDGTAELLHQFPVDITIPKNKISHLNDVFVFIDAFDYQLTENRLLTIQADLAIEGLLDEETPQAPVEEPYEFVHRPEEDYGDMAYDYQLQPAQEDLQSEASEDDEKQPVFQHDTRAEQEEQEDQEEEEEEIEIELVNREVEEASEEQEESEEAEESEEQEEPEQPNNQEEAVVLGYRSIPETQVQEPSFFEPSKLLEEEERDDTFFEVEVRKDAEAAEEQEQTVQTYPAFKSPSYQAEPEQEEHDDEYQLGQLDEREAPKIYESAQEEEEPEEDVRETSGSENSLYLTKLFAKQEEEDFSRMKICIVQQEDTVDRICERYQLNVQQLLRTNSLSIDAELEEGQILYIPEYQKSNA, from the coding sequence TTGTCTCAAAACAATCGATTACAGTTTTCGGTAGAAGAATCCATTTATTTCAAAAGCGGACAGGAAGTCAGTGAGCTGCTGTCAATTTCTCTTGACCCTGACATTCTCGTTCAAGAAGTGAATGATTATGTTTCCATTAGAGGTTCACTCGAGCTAACAGGAGAATACAACATAAATCAAGAGGAGCTATTGGGTGAATTGAGTTCCTTTCCAACATACAGGGAAGCAGATGAGGTAAAGGTAAGAGAAGACGGAACGGCGGAGCTTCTGCATCAATTTCCAGTTGATATCACCATTCCGAAGAACAAAATTAGTCATTTAAATGATGTATTTGTGTTTATTGATGCGTTTGATTACCAGCTCACAGAGAATCGTTTGCTCACCATTCAGGCTGATTTAGCCATTGAGGGATTGTTAGACGAGGAAACACCTCAAGCGCCTGTAGAGGAGCCGTATGAATTTGTCCATCGTCCCGAAGAAGATTATGGCGATATGGCCTACGATTATCAGTTGCAGCCGGCACAAGAAGATCTGCAAAGCGAAGCAAGTGAGGATGATGAGAAGCAGCCTGTATTCCAACATGACACGCGTGCCGAGCAAGAAGAACAGGAAGATCAAGAAGAAGAGGAAGAAGAAATTGAGATAGAACTGGTGAACAGGGAAGTAGAGGAAGCGTCCGAAGAACAAGAAGAATCAGAAGAAGCCGAAGAATCAGAAGAACAAGAAGAGCCGGAACAGCCGAATAACCAAGAAGAAGCCGTGGTGCTTGGCTATCGATCTATCCCTGAAACTCAGGTGCAGGAACCGTCATTTTTTGAACCGTCTAAGCTTTTAGAAGAAGAGGAGCGGGATGATACGTTCTTTGAAGTGGAAGTGAGAAAGGATGCGGAAGCTGCTGAAGAGCAGGAACAAACTGTCCAGACGTATCCGGCATTTAAATCACCTTCTTATCAAGCGGAGCCTGAGCAAGAGGAGCATGATGACGAATATCAGCTCGGGCAGTTAGATGAACGGGAAGCGCCTAAAATATATGAGTCAGCTCAAGAAGAAGAGGAGCCTGAAGAAGACGTGAGAGAAACGTCTGGCAGTGAGAACTCTCTTTATTTAACAAAGCTGTTCGCTAAGCAGGAGGAGGAAGATTTTTCCCGCATGAAAATATGTATAGTTCAGCAAGAAGATACGGTCGATCGTATTTGTGAGAGATACCAATTGAATGTGCAGCAGCTTCTTCGCACAAACTCATTATCGATTGATGCGGAGCTTGAGGAAGGGCAGATTCTTTATATTCCTGAATATCAAAAAAGCAATGCTTAG
- the hemL gene encoding glutamate-1-semialdehyde 2,1-aminomutase, which produces MGRSYEKSKQAFEEAQHLMPGGVNSPVRAFKSVNTGPIFMERGKGAKIYDIDGNEYIDYVLSWGPLILGHSNDRVVESIQRVAEHGTSFGASTLVENELAKLVSERVSSIEVIRMVSSGTEATMSALRLARGFTGRNKIVKFEGCYHGHGDSLLIKAGSGVATLGLPDSPGVPEGIASNTITVPYNDLESIQVAFQEFGDDIAGVIVEPVAGNMGVVPPQEGFLQGLRDITEQYGSLLIFDEVMTGFRVDYHCAQGYFGITPDLTCLGKVIGGGLPVGAYGGRADIMRQIAPSGPIYQAGTLSGNPLAMTAGLETLKQLTPESYEEFKRKGDRLEEGISKAAKTYGIPLTFNRAGSMIGFFFTNEEVINYDKAKTADLALFAEFYKEMADHGIFLPPSQFEGLFLSTAHTDEDIEYTLETVEKVFQKLRR; this is translated from the coding sequence ATGGGACGTAGCTATGAAAAATCAAAGCAAGCATTTGAAGAAGCACAGCATTTAATGCCTGGTGGTGTCAACAGCCCTGTGCGTGCTTTTAAATCAGTCAACACAGGCCCGATTTTTATGGAACGAGGCAAAGGCGCCAAGATCTATGATATTGATGGAAATGAATACATCGATTATGTCTTATCATGGGGACCGCTTATTTTAGGACACTCGAATGACCGAGTCGTTGAAAGCATTCAGCGAGTAGCAGAGCATGGGACAAGTTTCGGTGCTTCTACGTTAGTTGAAAATGAATTAGCTAAACTTGTATCAGAACGGGTTTCTTCCATCGAAGTTATTCGCATGGTCAGCTCTGGTACAGAGGCGACGATGAGTGCACTTCGTCTAGCTCGCGGTTTTACAGGCAGAAATAAAATTGTGAAATTTGAAGGCTGCTATCATGGCCACGGTGATTCTTTGCTCATTAAAGCGGGTTCTGGAGTGGCAACGCTTGGACTGCCAGATAGTCCTGGTGTTCCTGAAGGGATTGCAAGCAACACGATTACAGTGCCGTACAATGATTTAGAAAGCATTCAAGTTGCTTTTCAAGAATTTGGAGACGATATTGCTGGTGTCATTGTAGAGCCGGTCGCAGGAAATATGGGGGTTGTCCCTCCGCAAGAAGGTTTCCTGCAAGGACTAAGAGACATCACGGAGCAATACGGATCATTACTCATTTTTGATGAGGTCATGACAGGCTTCCGTGTGGATTATCACTGCGCGCAAGGCTATTTTGGCATCACACCTGATCTGACGTGCCTTGGTAAAGTCATTGGAGGCGGTCTTCCGGTCGGTGCTTATGGCGGAAGAGCGGATATTATGAGACAAATTGCGCCAAGTGGTCCAATTTATCAAGCAGGGACGTTATCTGGTAACCCACTTGCGATGACAGCAGGCTTAGAAACTCTAAAACAGCTGACACCTGAGTCTTATGAAGAGTTTAAACGAAAAGGTGACCGTTTAGAAGAAGGCATTTCGAAAGCAGCGAAAACATACGGAATTCCATTAACGTTTAACCGTGCGGGTTCCATGATTGGATTCTTCTTTACAAATGAAGAAGTGATCAATTATGACAAAGCGAAAACAGCTGATCTCGCTTTATTTGCTGAATTTTACAAGGAAATGGCTGATCACGGCATCTTTCTCCCTCCTTCTCAATTTGAAGGACTATTCCTGTCAACAGCTCATACAGATGAAGACATTGAATATACACTTGAAACAGTGGAAAAGGTTTTTCAAAAACTACGTCGATAA
- the hemB gene encoding porphobilinogen synthase, with the protein MKFNRHRRLRTSAGMRELVRETFLRPSDFIYPIFFVEGKNVRKEVSSMPGVYHISVDLVKEEVQELVDLGIKSIIVFGVPDHKDHVGSEAYHDHGIVQRATLEIKKHFPELVVIADTCLCQYTDHGHCGIVEDGEILNDESLQLLAKTAVSQARAGADIIAPSNMMDGFVVAIREALDEAGFIHVPVMSYAVKYASAFYGPFRDAAHSTPQFGDRKTYQMDPANRLEALREAQSDVEEGADFLIVKPSLSYLDIMRDVKNEFTLPVVAYNVSGEYAMVKAAAQNGWISEKELVLEMLTSMKRAGAELIITYHAKDAAKWLSE; encoded by the coding sequence ATGAAATTTAACAGACACCGCAGATTGCGGACAAGCGCAGGAATGAGAGAATTAGTCAGAGAAACCTTTTTAAGACCATCTGATTTCATTTATCCGATCTTTTTTGTAGAGGGAAAAAATGTCCGAAAAGAAGTCTCTTCAATGCCGGGTGTATATCACATTTCGGTAGATCTTGTGAAAGAAGAAGTCCAAGAGCTTGTTGATCTTGGCATCAAATCGATCATTGTATTTGGTGTGCCGGATCATAAAGATCATGTTGGCAGCGAGGCGTATCACGATCATGGCATTGTTCAAAGAGCTACGCTTGAGATTAAAAAGCATTTCCCAGAGCTTGTGGTCATTGCAGACACTTGCTTATGTCAATATACAGATCACGGACATTGCGGAATCGTTGAAGATGGAGAAATTTTAAATGATGAATCTCTGCAGCTACTAGCGAAAACTGCTGTTAGCCAAGCGCGCGCAGGTGCAGATATCATCGCGCCTTCAAATATGATGGACGGATTTGTTGTTGCTATTCGTGAGGCACTTGATGAAGCTGGTTTTATTCATGTACCTGTCATGTCATATGCCGTGAAATATGCAAGTGCTTTTTACGGTCCGTTCCGTGATGCGGCACATAGTACACCGCAGTTTGGAGATCGTAAAACATATCAAATGGACCCTGCAAACCGTTTAGAGGCATTAAGAGAAGCGCAATCTGATGTAGAAGAGGGAGCTGACTTCTTGATTGTCAAACCATCCCTTTCTTACTTAGATATTATGCGTGATGTCAAAAATGAATTTACACTCCCTGTTGTTGCTTACAATGTGAGCGGAGAGTATGCGATGGTGAAAGCCGCTGCCCAAAATGGCTGGATTTCTGAAAAAGAGCTTGTTCTTGAAATGCTGACAAGCATGAAACGTGCAGGAGCAGAACTCATCATTACGTATCATGCAAAAGATGCAGCAAAATGGCTCTCAGAATAA
- a CDS encoding uroporphyrinogen-III synthase, which produces MSTGKSLHGQTVLVTRNERQAGVFQQKIEALNGHAVLTSLIRFEPTLTKEKVQDFLKDLENSHWLVFTSVNGASFFLNCIKGHHLHKSLSHLKVAAVGEKTSSYLEQHGLKVDVVPERFIAEELADALLDHVRPGERVFVAKGHLSRDVVKETLVPLGIEVKEWILYETVKDEEGIAALKSAMTKQSFDFITFTSSSTVHSFMHVMEADAAVLAASDTYFVTIGPLTKEALLQYGIPSETPDTYTIDGMLDLMCRLSERKLNH; this is translated from the coding sequence ATGAGCACAGGCAAATCGCTTCACGGACAGACGGTGCTTGTCACTCGAAATGAACGTCAAGCGGGCGTGTTTCAGCAAAAGATTGAAGCGCTGAACGGCCATGCGGTTTTAACCTCTCTTATTCGTTTTGAGCCTACGCTTACAAAAGAAAAAGTGCAGGACTTTTTAAAGGACTTAGAAAATAGCCACTGGCTTGTTTTCACGAGTGTGAATGGTGCGTCTTTTTTTCTAAACTGCATAAAAGGCCATCATTTACATAAGAGCTTATCCCATTTGAAAGTGGCTGCTGTAGGAGAGAAAACCTCGTCCTATCTTGAGCAGCACGGCTTGAAGGTGGATGTGGTGCCAGAACGATTTATAGCGGAAGAGCTGGCAGATGCGTTACTTGACCATGTACGTCCAGGAGAGCGTGTGTTTGTAGCAAAAGGGCATCTGTCACGAGATGTGGTGAAAGAGACCCTCGTTCCGCTTGGGATAGAAGTAAAAGAATGGATTTTATATGAAACAGTCAAGGATGAGGAAGGAATTGCCGCTCTTAAATCGGCAATGACGAAGCAATCATTTGATTTTATTACCTTTACGAGCTCATCCACCGTTCATTCTTTTATGCATGTCATGGAAGCAGATGCAGCGGTGCTGGCGGCGTCTGACACCTATTTTGTGACGATCGGTCCTCTGACAAAAGAGGCATTGCTTCAATACGGGATTCCTTCTGAAACCCCAGATACTTATACGATAGACGGAATGCTTGATTTGATGTGCCGTTTATCTGAAAGGAAGTTGAACCATTGA
- the hemC gene encoding hydroxymethylbilane synthase: MRTIKVGSRRSKLAITQTKWVIQKLSELNPGYSFEIKEMVTKGDQILDVTLSKVGGKGLFVKEIEQAMLNYDIDMAVHSMKDMPAALPEGLVIGCIPEREDVRDALISKDHLSLSELPKGAIVGTSSLRRSAQLLQERPDLEIKWIRGNIDTRLEKLKNEEYDAIILAAAGLSRMGWSKEVVSEFLSPEICLPAVGQGALSIECRGDDEELLQLLAQLTNEYTEKTVLAERAFLKQMDGSCQVPIAGYATMNEHNEIELTGLVASADGHTIIRETVTGTDPEAIGTACAKQMADKGAKDLIDKVKKELSQ, translated from the coding sequence TTGCGTACAATTAAAGTAGGTTCTAGACGGAGTAAGCTGGCAATTACACAAACAAAATGGGTCATTCAAAAGCTGTCTGAATTAAACCCTGGTTATTCTTTTGAAATAAAAGAAATGGTGACAAAGGGTGATCAAATTTTAGATGTGACCTTATCTAAGGTTGGCGGAAAAGGACTTTTTGTTAAAGAGATTGAGCAGGCGATGCTGAATTATGATATCGATATGGCGGTGCACAGCATGAAGGATATGCCGGCTGCTCTTCCGGAAGGTTTAGTCATTGGCTGTATTCCTGAGCGTGAAGATGTGCGGGATGCACTTATTTCGAAGGATCATCTGAGTCTCAGCGAACTGCCTAAGGGTGCAATTGTGGGAACAAGCAGCTTACGGCGCAGCGCTCAGCTTCTTCAGGAAAGACCAGATCTTGAGATTAAATGGATTCGAGGAAACATTGATACAAGATTGGAAAAGCTGAAAAATGAAGAGTATGATGCCATTATTCTAGCGGCTGCCGGTCTGTCCAGAATGGGATGGAGCAAAGAGGTCGTGTCGGAATTTTTATCTCCTGAGATTTGTCTGCCTGCCGTTGGACAAGGCGCGCTGTCGATTGAGTGCCGCGGGGATGATGAAGAGCTGTTGCAGCTTCTTGCTCAATTGACGAATGAATATACGGAGAAAACGGTCCTTGCAGAGAGAGCCTTCCTCAAACAAATGGATGGAAGCTGTCAGGTGCCGATCGCTGGCTATGCAACGATGAATGAGCATAATGAAATTGAACTAACGGGCCTTGTTGCATCTGCTGACGGGCACACGATTATTCGAGAAACCGTCACAGGCACTGACCCTGAAGCAATTGGAACAGCGTGTGCAAAGCAGATGGCTGATAAGGGAGCAAAGGATTTGATCGATAAGGTGAAAAAGGAACTGTCTCAATGA
- a CDS encoding cytochrome c biogenesis protein: protein MMESIVARLNEATILIYALSVLFYFIDFLQHNRKAGKMAFWLLSIVWLLQTVYMFYIMMETDRFPVLNVAEGLYFYTWVLVTLSLVLTKLLRVEFIVFFTNVIGFSMMAIHTFTPSDLHSAELTGKLTSELLVIHITMAILSYGAFSLSFAFSLLYLFQYRLLKKKKWGKWLLRIEDLSKLDHMAYVLNIIGVPMLLLSLILGIIWAYISYDTLYWTDAKVLGSFIMLFLYGFYLYIRLVRNMQGKIVALWNAASFLVLMINYFLLGSLSTFHWFQ, encoded by the coding sequence ATGATGGAATCCATTGTAGCGAGACTCAATGAAGCAACGATCTTAATCTATGCACTAAGTGTCTTGTTCTATTTCATAGATTTTCTTCAACACAACCGGAAGGCTGGAAAAATGGCTTTCTGGTTGCTTTCTATTGTCTGGCTGCTGCAAACAGTCTACATGTTCTATATTATGATGGAAACAGACCGATTCCCTGTATTGAATGTAGCAGAGGGGTTATATTTTTATACTTGGGTGCTTGTGACACTTTCTCTTGTGCTCACAAAATTATTGCGCGTTGAATTTATTGTCTTTTTTACAAATGTGATCGGTTTTTCCATGATGGCGATTCACACCTTTACACCATCTGACCTCCATTCAGCAGAACTAACGGGGAAGCTGACGAGTGAACTACTCGTGATTCATATTACGATGGCGATTTTATCCTACGGTGCCTTTTCACTTTCATTTGCCTTTTCGCTGCTCTATCTCTTTCAATATCGTTTGCTGAAAAAGAAAAAATGGGGAAAATGGCTTCTGAGAATTGAAGACTTATCAAAGCTCGATCATATGGCGTACGTATTAAACATTATTGGTGTGCCTATGCTCTTGCTTAGTTTAATTCTTGGCATCATTTGGGCATATATTTCGTATGATACGTTGTACTGGACAGATGCAAAGGTGCTTGGTTCGTTTATTATGCTGTTTTTATACGGCTTTTACTTATATATCAGATTGGTGAGAAATATGCAGGGCAAAATCGTGGCACTGTGGAATGCTGCTTCATTTCTTGTGCTGATGATCAATTATTTTCTGCTTGGTAGCTTATCAACCTTTCATTGGTTTCAATAA
- the hemA gene encoding glutamyl-tRNA reductase has product MHILVVGLDYKTAPVEIREQLSFEPSELGTAMSKLKEEKSILENIVISTCNRTEIYAVVDQLHTGRFYIKRFLADWFGLEKEDVSPYLKFYENDGAVEHLFRVACGLDSMVIGETQILGQVRSSFKVAQEEKTIGTVFNYLFKQAVTVAKRSHAETDIASNAVSVSYAAVELAKKIFGRLSDKHVLILGAGKMGELAAQNLQGQGIGQVTVINRTFEKAKELAGRFSGEPKSLNQLEKTLSEADILISSTGAKQFVITKEMVENANKKRKGRPLFMVDIAVPRDLDPAISDVEGAFLYDIDDLEGIVAANLKERRAVAEQVELLIEAEIVEFKQWLSTLGVVPVISALREKALTIQADTMQSIERKLPNLTNREMKLLNKHTKSIINQMLKDPILKAKEIAAEPNAEEKLLLFKEIFDLQVEDEEQKVEPMQVEQGSFQLFKPNMAQDFATVASE; this is encoded by the coding sequence ATGCATATTCTTGTTGTGGGTTTAGATTATAAAACAGCCCCTGTTGAGATACGGGAACAGCTGAGCTTTGAACCGAGTGAGCTCGGAACAGCGATGTCCAAGCTTAAAGAAGAAAAAAGCATTCTAGAGAATATCGTCATCTCAACATGTAATCGAACAGAGATCTACGCAGTGGTAGATCAGCTTCATACTGGACGGTTTTATATAAAAAGATTCTTAGCCGATTGGTTCGGTTTAGAAAAGGAAGATGTCTCTCCATATTTGAAGTTCTATGAAAACGATGGAGCGGTTGAGCATTTATTCCGTGTGGCCTGTGGACTTGATTCCATGGTGATTGGTGAAACACAAATACTCGGTCAAGTGCGCTCAAGCTTTAAAGTGGCTCAAGAGGAGAAGACCATTGGTACCGTTTTCAATTATTTATTTAAACAGGCGGTTACTGTTGCAAAACGCTCTCATGCGGAAACGGATATTGCGTCTAATGCTGTGTCTGTCAGCTATGCAGCGGTTGAGCTTGCTAAAAAAATCTTTGGACGTCTTTCTGATAAGCATGTCCTGATTCTTGGTGCGGGAAAAATGGGCGAACTGGCGGCTCAAAACCTTCAAGGTCAAGGAATTGGCCAAGTAACGGTTATCAATCGAACGTTTGAGAAGGCAAAGGAATTGGCTGGTCGTTTTTCAGGAGAGCCTAAGAGCTTAAACCAATTGGAAAAAACATTATCCGAAGCGGACATTTTAATCAGCTCAACGGGTGCGAAACAATTTGTTATTACAAAAGAAATGGTCGAAAATGCGAATAAAAAGCGGAAGGGCAGACCTCTATTTATGGTGGATATTGCTGTACCCCGTGATTTAGATCCAGCTATTTCTGACGTAGAAGGTGCTTTTTTGTATGACATTGATGACCTTGAAGGCATCGTGGCTGCCAACTTAAAAGAGCGCCGTGCAGTGGCTGAGCAGGTTGAGCTCCTGATTGAAGCAGAAATTGTGGAATTTAAGCAATGGTTGAGTACGTTAGGGGTTGTTCCGGTCATTTCTGCACTTAGAGAAAAGGCACTCACAATTCAAGCCGATACGATGCAAAGTATTGAGCGGAAGCTTCCAAATCTCACAAACCGTGAAATGAAGCTGTTAAATAAACATACGAAAAGCATCATCAATCAAATGTTGAAAGATCCTATTTTAAAGGCAAAAGAAATTGCCGCGGAGCCGAATGCAGAGGAAAAACTTTTACTCTTTAAAGAAATCTTTGATTTACAGGTGGAAGATGAAGAGCAAAAGGTCGAGCCGATGCAGGTGGAGCAAGGGTCATTTCAGCTGTTCAAACCAAATATGGCACAAGACTTTGCTACAGTTGCCAGTGAGTGA
- the yihA gene encoding ribosome biogenesis GTP-binding protein YihA/YsxC, giving the protein MKVTKSDIVISAVKPEQYPSGGLPEIALAGRSNVGKSSFINSLINRKNLARTSSKPGKTQTLNFYIINDMLHFVDVPGYGFAKVSKTEREAWGRMIETYITMREELKAVVQIVDLRHKPSADDVNMYEFLKYYGVPVIVIATKADKIPKGKWEKHAKVVKQTLDIDPSDELILFSSETKKGKDEAWNAILAKVNG; this is encoded by the coding sequence ATGAAAGTAACAAAATCAGATATCGTCATTAGTGCGGTGAAACCAGAGCAGTACCCGAGCGGCGGACTGCCTGAAATCGCGCTTGCTGGACGATCAAATGTTGGAAAATCCTCGTTCATCAACTCATTGATAAATCGAAAAAATTTAGCGCGAACGTCTTCTAAACCAGGTAAGACCCAGACGCTTAATTTCTACATTATTAATGATATGCTCCATTTTGTGGACGTTCCGGGCTACGGCTTTGCCAAAGTATCAAAAACAGAGCGCGAGGCCTGGGGGAGAATGATCGAAACGTATATTACAATGCGTGAAGAATTAAAAGCAGTCGTCCAAATTGTGGATCTGCGCCATAAGCCATCAGCAGATGATGTGAACATGTACGAATTCCTTAAATATTACGGAGTTCCTGTAATCGTCATCGCAACAAAAGCGGATAAAATTCCAAAAGGCAAATGGGAAAAACATGCGAAAGTCGTCAAACAGACGCTTGACATTGACCCGTCAGATGAACTCATCTTATTCTCTTCAGAAACAAAAAAGGGGAAAGATGAAGCGTGGAATGCGATCCTTGCGAAGGTAAACGGCTAA